The Pyrus communis chromosome 5, drPyrComm1.1, whole genome shotgun sequence region gacATCAAATAGCGACTTTACGGGAATGTAATCAAAATTCAGAATCAAATTGCGGAATTAGATTCCGATTATGAGATATACTTTCGTTTATTGAACTTGGGAATTCAATTCCTCGTTTTGAAGGAATTGGACTCCATAAAACATTGGTCGCAAAAGTCTATACAATACATGAGACCGCAGAGAACCAACACCCACCTCACCATAAAGGCCACCGACTTCAACGCATTTCAACCCTAAACCTCTCAAGGCgtcgagagagagggagagagtccTGTTTCTAAAATCCTAGCTAAACCCTCGCCTCGCTTCTCCTCCAAACCAAATGGCTTTCACTTCAATTCTCCGCCGATCGGCCTCCTCCCTGGCCCCACTCGCCAGCCGCCTTGCTCGTGGCCAGCGGTCTTACCACGGCGCTGTTGCCACCACCGTCAACCACTTCAATTTCTCCCGAAAGCACACTCAGCCGACCCCTTTCGTTCCCACCCCTCGATACTACTCGAGCCACAGTTCGGACCAGTCTCTGATCAGGGTCATCGAGTCGGAGATCAAGTGCGCTGAGGAGACCGAGGATCTCGACAAGGTGAGgttttttagttaattttctcTTGCATTGTGGACtgtttggtttctgagaaaattTGGGGAAATGGGCAAGAAAATGAGGGTATGGTGGCTCTGTTGTGTTTGGCTTCTTGGATTAGGAAAACCCCATCTCAATTAAATTGAATAATCGTGCTTGGGAACTGCTATTTTGAAGTGAATTGCAGAAATTGAAGGATTTCTTGCGTTAGAGTTCATACTTCCTTAATTTAGTTCAATCATATTTCCCTTATGTTCGTTTCCTTGATTTTGATTTGCCCCTTGAGATGTATATATTTCGAAAAATTGGTTCTTGTAAAAGAACTACATGATCTCCGAATGTTAGTAATAGATGTTTGTGAGTGATGTTGGATAATTTGTTTATGTTGGTATTTGTTCATGGATTGTGTGAGTGTTTTCGCTCGTGGTTCGATTCAGCAGTAGATGTTTGAATGTGTGTTAGTGATATTTGAATTATGTGAGATCACTAGAATTATCGCTACTCGAGTGCTCAATTTGTAGGTTGAGGAGATTCCATCATCCTTTCCTTTTAAAATTGAAGATACTCCCGGAATCCAGACGGTGACGCTGAAAAGAACGTATCAAGGTGAAGACATACAGGTTGAAGTTCACATGCCTGATCTAGTCACAGGTGAAGACGACAACGATGATAACCAAAATGATGACAATGATGAACACGCCAACCAATCCAGCATCCCGTTGGTCGTAACTGTCTCCAAGGGTAACGGACCAGTTCTCGAGTTTAGCATCACTGCTTACCCTGATGAGTTTCAAATTGACAGCTTGGCAGTGAAAAATCCCGAAGATTCCGAGGATCAAATTGCCTATGAGGGGCCTGATTTCCAGTAAGCATAAATTACTAATACTTCTGCAGCATTAATCAAAGATTATTGTATATGTAATTCTCTCGAATTCACGCAAATGTCTGCTGTATTGCAGTGATTTGGACGAGAACCTTCAGAAGGCATTCCACAAGTATTTGGAGGTGAGAGGAATCAAGCCCAGCACAACCAATTTCTTGCATGAGTACATGCTCAACAAGGACAGCAAAGAATATGCAAACTGGTTGCAGCAACTTAAGCGCTTCGTCGAA contains the following coding sequences:
- the LOC137734992 gene encoding uncharacterized protein At2g39795, mitochondrial-like — encoded protein: MAFTSILRRSASSLAPLASRLARGQRSYHGAVATTVNHFNFSRKHTQPTPFVPTPRYYSSHSSDQSLIRVIESEIKCAEETEDLDKVEEIPSSFPFKIEDTPGIQTVTLKRTYQGEDIQVEVHMPDLVTGEDDNDDNQNDDNDEHANQSSIPLVVTVSKGNGPVLEFSITAYPDEFQIDSLAVKNPEDSEDQIAYEGPDFHDLDENLQKAFHKYLEVRGIKPSTTNFLHEYMLNKDSKEYANWLQQLKRFVEA